The DNA segment CCTCCAGCACCTCGATCAGCGCCTCGAAGCGCGTTCGCCAGCGCTGCTCCGACTCCGTCTCGCCCTGGAACTCGTACGTGAAGCGCAGGGCGGTCCCCGTCTCGCCGTCCCGTTCCAGGTGGAACCGCAGGCGTCCGCCGTCCTTCACCGTGTACTCGGCGACCCGCTCGACGTCCCATGCCGTGACCTGCCCGGATCCGACGTCACGCAGTGAGATCGCGCCGCCGAGCCTGGGTTCCAGGACGTCGGCGGGCGTGAACCAGGCCGCGAGCCCTTCGGGGGTGCCGAG comes from the Streptomyces sp. NBC_00443 genome and includes:
- a CDS encoding SRPBCC domain-containing protein, with protein sequence MTGSIEQGISQTHGNTHILHFLVRLPRPVETVWPALGTPEGLAAWFTPADVLEPRLGGAISLRDVGSGQVTAWDVERVAEYTVKDGGRLRFHLERDGETGTALRFTYEFQGETESEQRWRTRFEALIEVLEGG